The proteins below are encoded in one region of Pan paniscus chromosome 4, NHGRI_mPanPan1-v2.0_pri, whole genome shotgun sequence:
- the MAT2B gene encoding methionine adenosyltransferase 2 subunit beta isoform X1, translated as MVGREKELSIHFVPGSCRLVEEEVNIPNRRVLVTGATGLLGRAVHKEFQQNNWHAVGCGFRRARPKFEQVNLLDSNAVHHIIHDFQPHVIVHCAAERRPDVVENQPDAASQLNVDASGNLAKEAAAVGAFLIYISSDYVFDGTNPPYREEDIPAPLNLYGKTKLDGEKAVLENNLGAAVLRIPILYGEVEKLEESAVTVMFDKVQFSNKSANMDHWQQRFPTHVKDVATVCRQLAEKRMLDPSIKGTFHWSGNEQMTKYEMACAIADAFNLPSSHLRPITDSPVLGAQRPRNAQLDCSKLETLGIGQRTPFRIGIKESLWPFLIDKRWRQTVFH; from the exons GAGGAAGTTAACATCCCTAATAGGAGGGTTCTGGTTACTGGTGCCACTGGGCTTCTTGGCAGAGCTGTACACAAAGAATTTCAGCAGAATAATTGGCATGCTGTTGGCTGTGGTTTCAGAAGAGCAAGACCAAAATTTGAACAGGTTAATCTATTGGATTCTAATGCAGTTCATCACATCATTCATGATTTTCAG CCCCATGTTATAGTACATTGTGCAGCAGAGAGAAGACCAGATGTTGTAGAAAATCAGCCAGATGCTGCCTCTCAACTTAATGTGGATGCTTCTGGGAATTTAGCAAAGGAAGCAG CTGCTGTTGGAGCATTTCTCATCTACATTAGCTCAGATTATGTATTTGATGGAACAAATCCACCTTACAGAGAGGAAGACATACCAGCTCCCCTAAATTTGTATGGCAAAACAAAATTAGATGGAGAAAAGGCTGTCCTAGAGAACAATCTAG GAGCTGCTGTTTTGAGGATTCCTATTCTGTATGGAGAAGTTGAAAAGCTTGAAGAAAGTGCTGTGACTGTTATGTTTGATAAAGTGCAGTTCAGCAACAAGTCAGCAAACATGGATCACTGGCAGCAGAGGTTCCCCACACATGTCAAAGATGTGGCCACTGTGTGCCGGCAGCTGGCAGAGAAGAGAATGCTG GATCCATCAATTAAGGGAACCTTTCACTGGTCTGGCAATGAACAGATGACTAAGTATGAAATGGCATGTGCAATTGCAGATGCCTTCAACCTCCCCAGCAGTCACTTAAGACCT ATTACTGACAGCCCTGTCCTAGGAGCACAACGTCCAAGAAATGCTCAGCTTGACTGCTCCAAATTGGAGACCTTGGGCATTGGCCAACGAACACCATTTCGAATTGGAATCAAAGAATCACTTTGGCCTTTCCTCATTGACAAGAGATGGAGACAAACGGTCTTTCATTAG
- the MAT2B gene encoding methionine adenosyltransferase 2 subunit beta isoform X2, with translation MPEMPEDMEQEEVNIPNRRVLVTGATGLLGRAVHKEFQQNNWHAVGCGFRRARPKFEQVNLLDSNAVHHIIHDFQPHVIVHCAAERRPDVVENQPDAASQLNVDASGNLAKEAAAVGAFLIYISSDYVFDGTNPPYREEDIPAPLNLYGKTKLDGEKAVLENNLGAAVLRIPILYGEVEKLEESAVTVMFDKVQFSNKSANMDHWQQRFPTHVKDVATVCRQLAEKRMLDPSIKGTFHWSGNEQMTKYEMACAIADAFNLPSSHLRPITDSPVLGAQRPRNAQLDCSKLETLGIGQRTPFRIGIKESLWPFLIDKRWRQTVFH, from the exons GAGGAAGTTAACATCCCTAATAGGAGGGTTCTGGTTACTGGTGCCACTGGGCTTCTTGGCAGAGCTGTACACAAAGAATTTCAGCAGAATAATTGGCATGCTGTTGGCTGTGGTTTCAGAAGAGCAAGACCAAAATTTGAACAGGTTAATCTATTGGATTCTAATGCAGTTCATCACATCATTCATGATTTTCAG CCCCATGTTATAGTACATTGTGCAGCAGAGAGAAGACCAGATGTTGTAGAAAATCAGCCAGATGCTGCCTCTCAACTTAATGTGGATGCTTCTGGGAATTTAGCAAAGGAAGCAG CTGCTGTTGGAGCATTTCTCATCTACATTAGCTCAGATTATGTATTTGATGGAACAAATCCACCTTACAGAGAGGAAGACATACCAGCTCCCCTAAATTTGTATGGCAAAACAAAATTAGATGGAGAAAAGGCTGTCCTAGAGAACAATCTAG GAGCTGCTGTTTTGAGGATTCCTATTCTGTATGGAGAAGTTGAAAAGCTTGAAGAAAGTGCTGTGACTGTTATGTTTGATAAAGTGCAGTTCAGCAACAAGTCAGCAAACATGGATCACTGGCAGCAGAGGTTCCCCACACATGTCAAAGATGTGGCCACTGTGTGCCGGCAGCTGGCAGAGAAGAGAATGCTG GATCCATCAATTAAGGGAACCTTTCACTGGTCTGGCAATGAACAGATGACTAAGTATGAAATGGCATGTGCAATTGCAGATGCCTTCAACCTCCCCAGCAGTCACTTAAGACCT ATTACTGACAGCCCTGTCCTAGGAGCACAACGTCCAAGAAATGCTCAGCTTGACTGCTCCAAATTGGAGACCTTGGGCATTGGCCAACGAACACCATTTCGAATTGGAATCAAAGAATCACTTTGGCCTTTCCTCATTGACAAGAGATGGAGACAAACGGTCTTTCATTAG